One window of Candidatus Eisenbacteria bacterium genomic DNA carries:
- the rocD gene encoding ornithine--oxo-acid transaminase, which produces MSRSDELIQLAETYSANNYHPLDVVIERAEGVWVWDADGRKYLDCLSAYSALNQGHRHPKIVASLLEQAGKATLTSRAFHNDQMGPFLKELTELCHKEMALPMNTGAEAVETAIKACRKWGYKVKGVPEGKAEIIVCSNNFHGRTTTIVGFSSDEQYRDGFGPFAPGFVTVPYGDLPAFEHAIGPNTVGFLVEPLQGEGGVIVPPDGYLRGTYELCRAHKVLWLDDEIQTGFGRTGNMFCCEWDGITDPDVLILGKALGGGVYPVSAVVANREILGVFRPGDHGSTFGGNPLGCAVARAALRVIVEERLVDRSAEMGTYFMERLRSIRSPHVQEVRGRGLLIGIEVKKSSGPARPFCQKLRDLGVLCKETHEQVIRFAPPLVIQKGEIDWIVECVAKTLA; this is translated from the coding sequence ATGTCGCGCAGCGATGAGTTGATCCAGCTTGCCGAGACCTACAGCGCCAACAATTACCATCCGCTGGATGTCGTCATCGAGAGGGCCGAAGGAGTCTGGGTTTGGGACGCCGACGGCCGCAAGTACCTCGATTGCCTCTCGGCCTACTCGGCGCTCAATCAAGGTCACCGGCACCCCAAGATCGTCGCCTCCTTGCTCGAGCAGGCCGGAAAGGCCACGCTGACCTCGCGCGCCTTCCACAACGACCAGATGGGCCCGTTCCTTAAGGAGCTGACCGAACTCTGCCACAAGGAGATGGCCCTCCCCATGAACACCGGGGCGGAAGCGGTCGAGACGGCCATCAAGGCCTGCCGCAAGTGGGGCTACAAGGTGAAGGGGGTTCCGGAGGGGAAGGCGGAGATCATCGTCTGCTCGAACAACTTCCATGGCCGGACGACGACGATCGTCGGCTTCAGCAGCGACGAGCAGTATCGCGACGGGTTCGGCCCCTTCGCTCCCGGCTTCGTGACGGTTCCTTACGGGGACCTTCCCGCGTTCGAGCACGCGATCGGACCGAACACGGTCGGATTCCTCGTGGAGCCGCTGCAGGGAGAGGGCGGGGTGATCGTCCCCCCGGACGGCTACCTTCGCGGGACCTACGAGCTGTGCCGCGCGCACAAGGTTCTCTGGCTCGATGACGAGATCCAGACCGGATTCGGCCGCACCGGCAACATGTTCTGCTGCGAGTGGGACGGGATCACGGATCCCGACGTCCTGATCCTGGGCAAGGCCCTCGGCGGAGGCGTCTATCCCGTCTCGGCGGTCGTCGCGAACCGCGAGATCCTGGGCGTGTTCCGGCCCGGGGATCACGGATCGACCTTCGGCGGGAACCCCCTCGGCTGCGCCGTGGCCCGCGCGGCGCTGCGCGTCATCGTCGAGGAGAGGCTCGTCGATCGCTCGGCCGAGATGGGCACCTACTTCATGGAGCGGCTCCGCTCGATCCGCTCTCCCCACGTGCAAGAGGTCCGAGGCCGCGGCCTGCTGATCGGCATCGAGGTCAAGAAGTCGTCGGGCCCGGCCAGGCCGTTCTGCCAGAAGCTGCGCGACCTCGGAGTCCTCTGCAAGGAGACTCACGAGCAGGTGATCCGCTTCGCTCCGCCTCTCGTGATCCAGAAGGGCGAGATCGATTGGATCGTGGAGTGCGTCGCCAAGACCTTGGCGTGA